In the genome of Deinococcus sp. KSM4-11, one region contains:
- a CDS encoding hydroxyacid-oxoacid transhydrogenase yields the protein MDSAPPHSTPRERIFTIEATPVKFGPGASEDAGWELVRLSVRRAFVVIDPQVRAAGIAQGVLESLRDAGVEVVLYDEVDTEPEIGALNRAVQAARAADVDGFVAIGGGSTIDTAKVANLLTTHGGEIMDWVNPPVGGGRMPAGPLRPLLAIPTTSGSGSEATTVAIVDLPELGIKTGISHRTLRPAQAIVDPELTRTAPAAVTAAAGLDVVCHAAESFLSRPYTTRPRPETPAARPPYQGSNPVADLWSAEALRSGGAYLRRAVQGSGDLEARGAMMLAATMAGVGFGSAGVHIPHACAYPIAGLRHVAHPEGYPGTKKFVPHGFSVIVTAPAAFRYTFAADPVKHVRAAELLTGEAQEPGDREALPRALTALMRDVGAPTRLGDLGYTAADLDILVEGALKQQRLLAVAPRLPSRDDLAAILRESL from the coding sequence ATGGACAGCGCGCCACCACACAGCACGCCGCGGGAGCGCATCTTCACCATCGAGGCCACGCCCGTGAAATTCGGCCCCGGCGCCAGTGAGGACGCCGGGTGGGAACTCGTCCGCCTGAGCGTGCGGCGCGCCTTCGTGGTCATCGATCCGCAGGTGCGGGCCGCCGGGATCGCGCAGGGCGTGCTGGAGAGCCTGCGCGACGCCGGGGTGGAGGTCGTGCTCTACGACGAGGTGGACACGGAACCGGAGATCGGCGCGCTGAACCGGGCGGTGCAGGCGGCGCGGGCAGCGGACGTGGACGGCTTCGTGGCCATCGGCGGGGGCAGCACCATCGACACCGCGAAGGTCGCCAACCTGCTCACAACGCATGGCGGCGAGATCATGGACTGGGTGAACCCGCCGGTCGGGGGTGGCCGGATGCCAGCGGGGCCGCTGCGCCCGCTGCTGGCCATTCCCACGACCTCCGGCAGCGGCTCCGAGGCGACGACCGTGGCCATCGTGGATCTGCCGGAACTGGGGATCAAGACCGGCATCAGCCACCGCACGCTGCGGCCTGCTCAGGCGATCGTCGATCCGGAACTGACCCGCACGGCGCCCGCCGCCGTGACCGCCGCCGCGGGTCTGGACGTGGTCTGCCACGCCGCCGAGAGCTTCCTGAGCCGCCCCTACACCACCCGCCCGCGTCCCGAGACGCCCGCCGCCCGGCCCCCGTACCAGGGCAGCAATCCGGTCGCTGACCTGTGGTCCGCCGAGGCGCTGCGTTCCGGCGGTGCTTACCTGCGCCGCGCCGTGCAGGGGAGCGGCGACCTGGAGGCGCGTGGGGCCATGATGCTGGCCGCCACCATGGCCGGAGTGGGCTTCGGCTCGGCGGGCGTGCACATCCCGCATGCCTGCGCGTACCCCATCGCGGGCCTGCGCCATGTCGCGCACCCGGAGGGCTATCCCGGCACGAAGAAGTTCGTTCCGCACGGCTTCAGCGTGATCGTCACGGCCCCCGCCGCCTTCCGGTACACCTTCGCCGCCGATCCCGTGAAGCACGTGCGGGCGGCCGAACTCCTGACCGGAGAGGCCCAGGAGCCCGGTGACCGCGAGGCCCTGCCGCGCGCCCTGACGGCCTTGATGCGCGACGTGGGCGCCCCCACCCGCCTGGGCGACCTCGGCTACACGGCAGCCGATCTCGACATCCTGGTGGAGGGCGCGCTCAAGCAGCAGCGCCTGCTGGCTGTCGCGCCCCGCCTGCCCAGTCGGGACGATCTGGCGGCCATCCTGCGCGAATCGCTGTGA
- a CDS encoding putative dsRNA-binding protein translates to MNAKGDLIARVSALGLGVPTFEAESSGPPHDLTFRARVLVGGQPLGTVGEGRSKKDAERMAAESALRALDGGPEEPGTAPPFPAGRWPIYAAVLAQALDAALELSDDHATLDDVRVDAARLYRDLLMDLGHGPEDA, encoded by the coding sequence ATGAATGCGAAGGGTGACCTGATCGCGCGTGTGTCGGCACTGGGCCTGGGCGTGCCGACCTTCGAGGCGGAGTCGAGCGGTCCGCCGCATGACCTGACGTTCCGGGCGCGCGTGCTGGTAGGCGGGCAGCCGCTGGGCACGGTCGGTGAGGGCCGCAGCAAGAAGGATGCCGAGCGGATGGCGGCCGAGTCGGCCCTGCGCGCCCTGGATGGCGGCCCGGAGGAGCCCGGCACAGCGCCTCCCTTCCCGGCGGGCCGCTGGCCCATCTACGCGGCGGTGCTGGCCCAGGCGCTCGACGCCGCGCTGGAACTGTCGGACGATCACGCCACGCTCGACGACGTGCGGGTAGACGCCGCGCGGCTGTACCGTGATCTGCTCATGGACCTGGGGCACGGCCCCGAGGATGCGTGA
- a CDS encoding HAD family phosphatase — MKDSWPWRPSGVLFDMDGVLTANNHHHRQAWAETARSVLNLHLTEEDLDTKVDGGRNPEIIERLVGHAPDADLAGRFDDAKENRYRELAAGALTEVAGLSAYLDALEARGIPFSLVTSAGLVNVAFGMEQLGFGHRFVTRVTGEDVTRGKPHPEPFLLGAARLGLNAADCLAHEDAVNGVRSAAGAGCRVVALTTTAPAPALLDAGASLAVPDFSDWAAWLA; from the coding sequence ATGAAGGATTCCTGGCCCTGGCGCCCCTCGGGCGTGCTGTTCGATATGGACGGCGTGCTCACTGCGAACAACCACCATCACCGGCAGGCCTGGGCCGAAACGGCCCGCAGCGTGCTGAACCTGCACCTCACCGAGGAGGATCTGGACACCAAGGTCGACGGCGGCCGCAACCCGGAGATCATCGAACGCCTGGTGGGCCACGCACCCGACGCCGACCTCGCGGGCCGTTTCGACGATGCCAAGGAAAACCGGTACCGCGAACTGGCCGCCGGCGCCCTGACCGAGGTCGCCGGTCTGAGCGCGTACCTGGACGCCCTGGAGGCGCGCGGCATTCCGTTCTCGCTGGTGACCAGCGCGGGACTCGTGAACGTGGCCTTCGGCATGGAGCAGCTCGGCTTCGGGCACCGCTTCGTGACGCGCGTGACCGGAGAGGACGTGACGCGCGGCAAACCGCACCCGGAACCGTTCCTGCTGGGGGCCGCACGGCTGGGCCTGAACGCCGCCGACTGTCTGGCGCACGAGGACGCGGTGAACGGAGTGCGCAGCGCGGCCGGTGCGGGGTGCCGCGTCGTCGCCCTGACGACCACCGCGCCCGCGCCGGCCCTGCTGGACGCGGGCGCGTCGCTGGCCGTGCCGGATTTCAGCGACTGGGCCGCGTGGCTGGCCTGA
- a CDS encoding YraN family protein produces the protein MKGAEAEARAGAHLASLGREIVARNYRIPGGEIDLITREGGTLVFTEVRQRRQIRYGSAAESVTPRKLALMHRAALTYLTRELGRDDLPCRLEVLTIDGPAETGPITVIPLDG, from the coding sequence GTGAAGGGGGCGGAGGCGGAAGCGCGGGCCGGAGCGCACCTGGCCTCGCTGGGGCGTGAGATCGTGGCCCGCAATTACCGCATTCCCGGCGGCGAGATCGACCTGATCACGCGCGAGGGCGGCACCCTGGTGTTCACGGAAGTCCGGCAGCGGCGGCAGATCCGGTACGGCAGCGCGGCCGAGTCCGTGACCCCGCGCAAGCTCGCCCTGATGCACCGCGCGGCCCTGACGTACCTCACGCGTGAACTGGGCCGCGACGACCTGCCCTGCCGGCTGGAGGTGCTCACCATCGACGGCCCGGCCGAGACCGGCCCCATCACCGTCATTCCGCTGGACGGCTGA